A region from the Musa acuminata AAA Group cultivar baxijiao chromosome BXJ1-10, Cavendish_Baxijiao_AAA, whole genome shotgun sequence genome encodes:
- the LOC135595946 gene encoding uncharacterized protein LOC135595946: protein MECTVHLASSVFHGVQGTKDEAVMFLLQVSTFLIVLHLVSFLLTKLFTFLLDRATTYEEQRDSLLITEDEIKHVTHEICSEDGELAAGIFGREGLPFFYHESVVNDTLLVHEAKDFNQQHLLEVDESFVAEFRYGSPPFNNEKLGIEQYGDASVTDVIRPSDSPSPIVCELVEDEDIGGDACHGNVLEEAEEEAEVLSKNETLFVIGQTHSDCNKFRLEEDEGTFDGSLAGESTSNGSSKWRSSAINRASETECLLSSSSRRSSSNWETLELFQKYDEEMTFLDRISSQKLAETESVRSIRFQPRSISERIARKFTIQKKKGGNRDPYQELEIAYVAQISLAWEALNWNYVCFQQRKANGDGERFYCTARIAQRFQQFQVLLQRFIENEPYQRGRRPQIFARTRISSPKLLQVPEFQEADEGGENIISPTEFSSILEDAIRTFMNFLKADKKNPRQILKSFVKTTSSSVEPEVLRSLKRNNQKMKMGLKGLLRRRRCWNKKWVQGEEEEMDILMGLIDMKIVSRTLRMSEISQEQLQWCEEKMTKVGALEWKSSKRVLPATFFPLN, encoded by the exons ATGGAGTGCACGGTGCATTTGGCCTCGAGCGTCTTCCATGGAGTGCAAGGCACCAAAGACGAGGCTGTGATGTTTCTCCTCCAAGTTTCCACCTTCCTCATCGTCCTTCACCTCGTCTCCTTCCTCCTCACCAAGCTGTTCACGTTTCTCCTAGACAGAGCAACCACGTATGAAGAACAAAG AGACTCCCTTCTCATCACCGAAGACGAGATCAAGCACGTAACCCACGAGATCTGCTCCGAGGATGGAGAGCTAGCTGCCGGTATCTTTGGCAGAGAAGGCCTACCTTTTTTCTACCATGAAAGCGTCGTCAATGATACTCTACTTGTCCATGAAGCAAAGGATTTCAATCAACAACATCTTTTGGAGGTTGACGAAAGCTTTGTCGCAGAATTCCGATACGGCTCCCCACCTTTTAATAATGAGAAGCTCGGAATCGAACAGTACGGCGATGCTTCAGTGACCGACGTCATAAGACCATCAGATTCTCCATCTCCGATCGTGTGCGAGCTTGTAGAAG ATGAAGACATCGGCGGCGACGCATGCCACGGTAATGTATtggaggaggcagaggaggaggcTGAGGTGTTATCAAAGAATGAGACTCTCTTCGTCATCGGCCAAACACATTCCGACTGCAACAAGTTTCGGCTGGAAGAAGACGAGGGAACATTTGATGGTTCTCTCGCAGGTGAATCGACATCCAATGGCTCTTCGAAATGGAGAAGCTCTGCAATCAACAGGGCTTCCGAGACAGAATGCCTCCTCTCCTCTTCATCACGCAGGAGCTCTTCCAACTGGGAAACACTTGAGTTGTTCCAAAAGTACGATGAGGAGATGACGTTCTTGGACAGAATCAGCTCACAGAAGCTCGCAGAAACAG AATCAGTTAGGTCCATAAGGTTCCAACCAAGATCAATCTCGGAAAGGATAGCCCGCAAATTTACGAtacagaagaagaagggaggcaaCAGAGATCCATATCAAGAACTGGAGATTGCATACGTGGCTCAAATTAGCCTCGCATGGGAAGCACTCAACTGGAATTACGTCTGCTTCCAGCAGAGGAAAGCCAACGGCGACGGTGAGCGCTTCTACTGCACCGCACGAATAGCTCAGCGGTTCCAACAGTTTCAGGTCCTCTTGCAGCGGTTCATCGAGAACGAGCCATACCAGCGCGGTCGGCGGCCTCAAATCTTTGCTCGGACGAGGATTTCTTCCCCCAAATTGCTCCAAGTTCCCGAGTTTCAAG AAGCCGATGAAGGTGGAGAAAACATAATTTCACCTACCGAATTCTCGTCCATTTTAGAAGATGCGATCCGAACCTTCATGAACTTCCTCAAGGCAGACAAGAAGAACCCTCGCCAAATCCTCAAATCATTCGTCAAGACAACCTCAAGCTCTGTAGAACCAGAAGTTCTTCGTTCACTGAAAAGAAACAATCAGAAA ATGAAGATGGGGCTCAAAGGCCTGTTGAGGCGAAGGAGGTGTTGGAACAAGAAGTGGGTACagggggaggaagaggagatggaCATACTGATGGGATTAATAGACATGAAGATTGTGTCCAGAACGCTGAGGATGAGTGAGATCAGCCAAGAACAGCTGCAGTGGTGTGAGGAGAAGATGACCAAAGTAGGAGCATTGGAATGGAAAAGTTCAAAGAGAGTCCTCCCCGCTACTTTTTTCCCTCTTAACTGA